One Halosegnis longus DNA window includes the following coding sequences:
- a CDS encoding FHA domain-containing serine/threonine-protein kinase produces the protein MSSYQPQAGDVVGGRYELQSQLGHGGFAIVFLATDQQTGQQYAVKHPRYQRFGGTNADSVIDSGFQREVDLLEEVTDAGGHPNVIGLQDTLQHRGLDFIVVELIDGEDLDEIVNSQPFNPNEARQIGIELADVIHFLHENEIVYRDLKPDNIMRTNNGDLKLIDLNAASKFEADPSANNDGSTKFGSSQWYPKEVTQDKNVLNPLPLGPHTDVYSMGKFLFFLITGNAPRGNGVRPADFGIDAPGYLGDILERATQELPQDRYNNSLILKRALENKDPVPPKQARIRRVAGPQQGARHDISPGDTLGRKGTNPPPAIPIRDDEEYISAVQVEFDTDNSGNWYLKDKSTNGTYVNKGNGWQQVLSQRGRRRQQQQGRDVPSNLSSEIQLDRGDMIAFVHPSYGVTCEFLG, from the coding sequence ATGAGTAGTTACCAGCCACAAGCAGGAGACGTCGTCGGCGGACGATACGAACTCCAATCGCAGCTCGGCCACGGCGGCTTTGCGATTGTCTTTTTAGCGACCGACCAGCAGACCGGCCAGCAGTACGCCGTCAAACACCCACGGTATCAGCGGTTCGGGGGCACCAACGCGGACTCGGTCATCGATAGCGGGTTTCAGCGGGAAGTCGACCTCCTGGAAGAGGTGACTGACGCCGGCGGACACCCGAACGTAATCGGGCTACAGGATACGCTTCAACACCGCGGGCTGGACTTCATCGTCGTCGAGCTAATCGACGGCGAAGACCTCGACGAAATCGTCAACAGCCAGCCGTTCAATCCGAACGAAGCCAGACAGATTGGGATTGAACTCGCCGACGTGATCCACTTCCTTCACGAAAACGAGATCGTCTACCGAGATTTGAAGCCCGACAACATCATGCGGACGAATAACGGCGACCTCAAGCTCATCGACCTGAACGCCGCGTCGAAGTTCGAGGCCGACCCGAGCGCGAACAACGACGGGTCGACCAAGTTCGGCTCCAGTCAGTGGTATCCCAAGGAGGTCACGCAGGACAAGAATGTCCTCAACCCGCTCCCCCTCGGTCCGCACACAGACGTGTACTCGATGGGGAAGTTCCTGTTTTTCCTCATCACCGGCAATGCCCCACGCGGAAACGGGGTGCGACCGGCGGACTTCGGCATTGATGCGCCCGGGTACCTCGGCGACATCCTCGAACGAGCGACCCAGGAACTCCCGCAGGACCGATACAACAATTCGCTCATCCTGAAACGGGCCTTGGAGAATAAGGACCCAGTTCCACCCAAACAGGCCCGTATCCGTCGCGTTGCAGGCCCACAGCAGGGTGCACGACACGATATTAGCCCCGGTGATACCCTCGGTCGAAAGGGGACAAATCCTCCGCCGGCAATCCCGATCCGGGACGACGAGGAGTACATCTCTGCGGTCCAGGTGGAGTTCGACACGGACAACAGCGGGAACTGGTATCTCAAAGACAAGAGCACCAACGGCACCTACGTCAACAAAGGAAACGGGTGGCAGCAGGTGCTCTCCCAGCGGGGCCGACGGCGGCAACAACAACAGGGACGAGACGTTCCGTCGAACCTCTCCAGCGAAATCCAACTCGACCGGGGAGACATGATCGCATTCGTTCACCCCTCGTACGGCGTCACGTGCGAGTTCCTCGGATAG
- a CDS encoding vWA domain-containing protein: protein MGHSIDTRLSRPNLPDKGGITYGEMVIDPDSGSGNAARQIALCVDVSGSMHGEKIDSVRQGIQWVLGLLDDADHLSLVTFNSSADELLSATKMTEDQKDRVRSMVDQMSTGGGTDIQDGIRKARQTLQQLPDDDQTARRILLLTDGQDTGNFERLAEECADMGMSIMSAGIGTDYDEDVVRTLGEKSQGEWRHLEEANDIRDFFGDKVEEASTVVAANPELTLNVTTGTEVQEVYMGMPQVQPVDVDWQDNTAVIKIPDLAEGSAQKLVFKFQAPEREAGQEFLLANATLSTGSGEQNEQFAIDYTDDPDKLRVNNEDVEVAFEGTKLRNEMIEAETQVEQEQVETRIEEMEELHPDHEEVTRLEEDHQTIVEGDDPRAARDDVSRVMDDE, encoded by the coding sequence ATGGGACATTCAATCGATACTCGGCTGAGTCGACCGAACCTGCCGGACAAAGGCGGAATCACCTACGGCGAGATGGTCATCGACCCAGACAGCGGAAGCGGGAATGCCGCCCGCCAGATTGCACTCTGTGTCGATGTCAGCGGCTCGATGCACGGCGAGAAGATTGACTCCGTTCGCCAGGGAATCCAGTGGGTGCTGGGACTGTTGGACGACGCCGACCATCTGAGTCTGGTGACGTTCAACTCCAGTGCCGACGAGCTGTTAAGCGCCACGAAAATGACGGAAGACCAGAAAGACCGCGTGCGCTCGATGGTCGACCAGATGTCGACCGGTGGCGGAACGGACATCCAGGACGGGATTCGCAAGGCCCGCCAAACGCTCCAACAGCTTCCGGACGACGACCAGACGGCGCGTCGAATCCTGCTCCTCACCGACGGTCAGGACACGGGGAACTTCGAGCGGCTCGCAGAGGAGTGTGCTGACATGGGCATGTCCATCATGTCAGCCGGGATCGGCACCGATTACGACGAAGACGTGGTGCGGACCCTCGGTGAGAAATCTCAGGGTGAGTGGCGACATCTGGAGGAGGCAAACGACATTCGCGACTTCTTCGGCGACAAGGTCGAGGAGGCATCGACCGTGGTCGCAGCGAATCCGGAACTCACGCTGAACGTGACCACCGGAACCGAGGTTCAGGAAGTGTACATGGGGATGCCACAGGTCCAGCCGGTCGATGTGGACTGGCAGGATAACACGGCGGTAATCAAAATCCCCGACCTGGCCGAAGGGAGCGCACAGAAGCTCGTGTTCAAGTTCCAGGCGCCGGAGCGAGAGGCCGGACAGGAGTTCCTGCTTGCAAACGCCACGCTATCGACCGGAAGCGGCGAGCAAAACGAACAGTTCGCAATCGACTACACGGACGATCCGGACAAGCTCCGGGTGAACAACGAGGACGTCGAGGTCGCATTCGAGGGGACGAAGCTTCGCAACGAGATGATCGAAGCCGAGACCCAAGTCGAGCAGGAACAGGTCGAAACTCGAATCGAGGAGATGGAGGAACTCCATCCGGACCACGAGGAGGTCACTCGCCTTGAAGAGGACCACCAGACAATCGTCGAAGGCGATGATCCCCGCGCCGCTCGTGACGACGTGTCGCGAGTGATGGACGATGAGTAG
- a CDS encoding zinc ribbon domain-containing protein yields MSSDSVECPRCGEQFDLWASGGYCTNPDCGAQHPQAKSDSDGDDGNTGGSTTESTDSGDDTGSDSSLVECSNCGSEVDASFDFCGECGSELTVDDDDDDDDDGGDPGTVQCPGCGTESSTEFEYCSNCGTELPDTGTDTSDDTPPGDDVDDTTPVPDDGDPDVEIEVAGERMSIAHGDIVGGEVREALVRDGTDRDEARYIHREHIEFEMRDDGVYVVDHGRNTTEVDGQSLTEGDETKVSDGSSIELSGIAKLDVHIT; encoded by the coding sequence ATGTCGAGTGATTCAGTAGAGTGTCCTCGGTGTGGGGAGCAGTTTGACTTATGGGCCAGCGGCGGCTACTGCACGAACCCTGATTGTGGTGCACAACATCCACAGGCGAAGTCAGATTCCGACGGTGATGACGGCAATACTGGCGGCTCTACCACTGAGTCGACGGATTCGGGAGACGATACTGGCAGTGATTCCTCCCTCGTTGAGTGTAGCAACTGCGGGTCGGAGGTCGACGCCTCATTCGACTTCTGTGGAGAATGTGGAAGCGAACTGACCGTAGACGACGATGACGACGATGACGACGACGGTGGAGACCCCGGAACCGTCCAGTGTCCGGGCTGTGGGACGGAATCCTCCACAGAGTTCGAATACTGTTCGAACTGTGGGACCGAACTTCCAGACACCGGAACAGACACGAGCGACGATACGCCGCCAGGTGACGACGTTGATGACACCACGCCTGTGCCGGACGATGGGGACCCAGACGTCGAGATCGAAGTTGCGGGAGAGCGCATGTCGATTGCACACGGCGACATCGTCGGAGGAGAGGTTCGAGAGGCCCTCGTGAGAGACGGTACCGACCGCGACGAAGCCCGGTACATCCACCGTGAACACATCGAATTCGAGATGCGAGACGACGGCGTGTACGTCGTGGATCACGGCCGCAACACGACGGAGGTCGATGGACAATCGCTGACGGAAGGTGACGAAACGAAGGTGAGCGACGGGAGTTCAATCGAGCTGTCTGGTATCGCTAAGCTGGACGTACACATCACGTGA
- a CDS encoding DnaJ-like cysteine-rich domain-containing protein, whose product MSSVEQFYDILGVSADAEPGDINEYARESVDSFRDRVENADDPKAEERKLLVAYEVLTDPEERYLYELYGHDEYVQRRLDGEELTEIEAASGSGGLTPVFGAEDDTGSNTQIFDPTEADGAETAIQDDGSDETVIQGEGGDETVIQDSADGSAATDATTIEDSEASDADTDETVIQDDEESQEPDKDGIETLEESETVTSKLSRFGVSKSPLATAPGISNQEYGHVAAAGYAVALLAVVGLIGTVLPFGSPVLGAFAASALVLGVGITYTAACYGYHRDIRTRTAIGAVAPVFLLVVPEFGLFPAVPGAVLAMVGLSVGLAGVLGANSYIEATRNNLREQRKGDTSRGGENHARTDPRSGTPDDSIPAIDILETFADEYTTRTSTVAEDLTDESTIHSTRHFVPERHIKRKLIVTDTQHNREVPASDFAAVESRLRHDVHERNNHHPTGFETATYNYLVPETVEQLTCPKCSGRTRVQCPTCSGHGEVHCSKCGGDARNQCRRCSGRGRVEDSDGNYSICSNCGGDGHNPCGRCQATGTERCSRCSGQGEITCDRCEGDGNVAQYVELIREYEPQETVSYVSHSIPEKYLTDPEGKQVQKDRSYNSNVDATEGDVFMSEHEIREIPSDVITYEYAGDLYETYEIEDEVVAPTHPRELGGRVRIFAGLSAVFALVYVYAVAVGPAGLP is encoded by the coding sequence GTGTCTTCAGTTGAGCAATTTTACGACATCCTGGGCGTCTCAGCGGACGCTGAGCCGGGGGATATAAACGAATACGCCCGGGAGAGCGTGGACTCGTTTCGCGACCGGGTCGAGAACGCTGATGACCCGAAAGCTGAAGAGCGCAAGTTGCTCGTCGCGTACGAGGTCCTCACGGACCCGGAAGAGCGGTATCTCTACGAGCTATACGGCCACGACGAGTACGTCCAACGACGGCTGGATGGCGAGGAGCTCACGGAGATAGAAGCAGCCTCCGGGTCGGGGGGACTCACGCCCGTGTTCGGAGCCGAGGACGATACTGGCTCCAACACGCAGATTTTCGACCCGACCGAAGCCGACGGGGCTGAAACCGCCATCCAGGATGACGGAAGCGATGAGACGGTTATCCAAGGCGAAGGAGGCGACGAGACCGTCATCCAAGACAGCGCAGATGGGTCAGCAGCGACGGATGCGACCACCATAGAGGATAGCGAGGCCTCAGACGCAGATACCGACGAGACGGTCATCCAAGACGACGAGGAGAGCCAGGAGCCGGACAAGGACGGAATTGAAACGCTCGAGGAGTCAGAGACAGTTACGAGTAAGCTTTCGCGGTTCGGAGTCTCCAAATCACCGCTTGCGACAGCCCCAGGGATTAGTAATCAGGAATACGGCCACGTCGCGGCAGCCGGATACGCGGTTGCACTGCTCGCCGTTGTCGGTCTCATTGGAACAGTCCTCCCGTTCGGGAGCCCAGTGCTCGGGGCGTTTGCGGCTAGCGCACTGGTCCTCGGTGTCGGAATCACGTACACAGCGGCGTGTTACGGCTACCACCGCGATATCCGGACGCGGACCGCGATTGGCGCCGTGGCTCCGGTCTTCCTGTTAGTCGTTCCGGAGTTCGGTCTCTTCCCAGCAGTTCCCGGGGCTGTCCTCGCTATGGTCGGGCTGAGCGTTGGGCTAGCCGGCGTCTTAGGCGCTAACTCATACATTGAAGCGACACGCAACAATCTCCGTGAGCAGCGCAAAGGTGACACGTCGCGAGGCGGGGAGAATCATGCACGCACGGACCCGCGGTCCGGCACGCCCGACGATTCGATCCCCGCGATAGACATCCTCGAAACGTTCGCGGATGAGTACACGACACGAACCTCGACCGTTGCGGAGGATCTGACCGACGAATCCACGATTCACTCGACGCGACACTTCGTTCCGGAGCGGCACATCAAGCGCAAGCTCATCGTCACGGATACACAGCACAACAGAGAGGTGCCGGCTAGCGACTTTGCGGCCGTCGAAAGCCGGCTCCGACATGATGTCCACGAGCGAAACAACCACCACCCGACCGGGTTCGAGACAGCAACCTACAACTATCTCGTTCCGGAGACAGTCGAGCAGCTGACCTGTCCGAAGTGTAGCGGCCGCACTCGCGTGCAGTGTCCGACCTGTTCGGGGCACGGTGAAGTGCACTGCAGCAAATGCGGCGGTGACGCACGGAATCAGTGCCGGCGGTGTAGCGGCCGCGGCCGTGTAGAGGATAGTGACGGGAACTACTCCATCTGCAGCAACTGCGGCGGCGATGGCCACAATCCGTGTGGCCGCTGTCAGGCGACCGGAACAGAGCGGTGCAGCCGGTGTAGCGGTCAGGGAGAGATTACGTGCGACCGCTGTGAGGGTGACGGCAACGTCGCCCAGTACGTCGAACTCATTCGCGAATACGAACCCCAAGAGACTGTCAGCTACGTATCACACAGTATTCCCGAGAAGTATCTGACTGACCCGGAGGGCAAGCAGGTGCAGAAGGATCGGTCGTACAACAGCAACGTCGACGCGACGGAGGGTGATGTCTTCATGTCTGAACACGAGATTCGGGAGATTCCCTCGGACGTCATCACCTACGAGTACGCCGGCGACCTATACGAAACGTACGAAATCGAAGACGAGGTCGTCGCTCCGACTCACCCGAGAGAGCTTGGCGGTCGTGTGCGCATCTTTGCTGGCCTGAGCGCTGTGTTCGCGCTCGTGTACGTGTACGCCGTAGCTGTCGGGCCGGCTGGACTCCCCTGA
- a CDS encoding serine/threonine-protein kinase has product MTAGNPPVSRLADRYVVEEQVGSGGFATVWRARDTAGGPDIAVKFPKSESETNNSSDEVAARFRQEYDSYSQFEGAPLPSSIARFVVGSRSAPAYIGMEFLDGTELGSVLTSGTARPSRSTMQTYGLPIVRALAYLHANGMCHLDCKPDNVMVRTATDSPALIDFNTVTTTQEAGSTLFYEDGYKPPEQTPSERREEPVGPWSDVYAVGKLLCYLLSGQTLDTSDTPRTGMDPTAYGADCSPAVASILERATKADHTARQQHGGELMTQLLDALGESTQTSLLRDVDSGKQCLVRPGDTVGRVTDNDTLPTITVEDTERHISPVHFACTVDGGWQLEDRSLNGTYVNLSDEWVFLLSDRGYEQLSKAGHERVADGRPYSAARLSGRTIISPVDPSYPLTLELSPDTTPSS; this is encoded by the coding sequence ATGACGGCAGGGAACCCACCAGTCTCACGGCTTGCTGACCGGTACGTCGTGGAAGAGCAGGTTGGAAGTGGTGGCTTCGCGACAGTCTGGCGCGCTCGCGACACCGCTGGTGGCCCTGATATCGCGGTGAAGTTCCCGAAGTCCGAGTCAGAGACCAACAACAGTAGCGACGAGGTAGCAGCCCGCTTTCGACAGGAGTACGACTCCTACTCCCAGTTCGAGGGAGCGCCGCTGCCCTCGTCGATTGCGCGCTTCGTCGTCGGAAGTCGGTCAGCCCCGGCCTACATCGGTATGGAGTTTCTCGACGGAACGGAGTTGGGCAGCGTTTTGACGAGTGGCACAGCCCGTCCGAGCCGGTCCACGATGCAGACGTATGGACTCCCCATCGTCCGTGCGCTCGCGTATCTCCATGCAAACGGGATGTGCCATCTGGACTGTAAGCCCGATAACGTGATGGTGCGGACGGCGACGGACTCACCGGCGCTGATCGATTTCAACACCGTCACAACGACCCAAGAAGCCGGAAGCACGCTGTTTTACGAAGATGGGTACAAGCCACCTGAGCAGACCCCGAGCGAGCGACGGGAGGAACCAGTCGGGCCGTGGTCGGACGTGTACGCTGTCGGAAAGCTTCTCTGCTACTTGCTCTCTGGACAAACGTTAGACACCTCTGATACCCCACGGACGGGGATGGACCCCACGGCGTACGGGGCTGACTGCTCACCAGCAGTAGCGAGTATTCTCGAACGGGCGACCAAGGCGGACCACACCGCCAGACAACAGCACGGTGGTGAGCTGATGACGCAACTGCTCGATGCACTGGGCGAATCGACGCAGACGAGTCTGCTCCGCGATGTCGATTCAGGGAAGCAGTGTCTGGTTCGTCCGGGCGATACAGTTGGTCGCGTCACCGACAACGATACACTGCCGACGATTACCGTCGAAGACACCGAACGCCACATTTCGCCCGTTCATTTCGCGTGCACCGTTGACGGCGGCTGGCAGCTCGAAGACCGGAGTCTGAATGGGACATACGTGAATCTGAGCGATGAGTGGGTGTTTCTCCTCAGCGACAGGGGGTATGAACAGCTCTCGAAGGCCGGCCACGAGCGCGTCGCTGATGGCCGGCCGTACTCGGCGGCGCGGCTGTCCGGGCGCACAATTATCTCACCTGTCGACCCGTCGTACCCGCTCACGCTTGAGTTATCTCCCGACACGACTCCGTCGTCGTAG
- a CDS encoding outer membrane protein assembly factor BamB family protein encodes MSGEYWRGYRGGPARTATIDSESSVSQLTEQWSVGLRDATVLGEALRTTPYGLLVGRSDGLSVLDTDSGSQRWNYTQAAPTHGVEYAEGRVYLGTDTGVVAIDAQSGAEVDTFPIDIAPTADRPDSLAVTETTLIVNTTDGLAAYDTTDGSLLWQAGGRPAHEFVVGDDHAYTRVHERIHAVVLDSGRQRWEIIRDDAEAHYDALRGARPEGVLVKGNPGGTLGHSYFVTLLRKDDGGILVDNTISALSQCHLVGNVALVASNGDVTCQRLADGSVEWEQSLTGINDTPEYDDPRASAGDTFYLTTGRQITALNIETGAETARVQLTHPIDAIAPVGDQLFVAGDTSVTAYEDQVTKVFDG; translated from the coding sequence ATGAGTGGCGAGTACTGGCGTGGATACCGAGGGGGACCGGCCCGGACCGCGACAATCGACAGCGAGAGCAGCGTCTCACAGCTAACCGAACAGTGGAGCGTTGGACTGCGGGACGCAACTGTCCTCGGTGAAGCGCTGCGAACAACGCCATACGGTCTCTTGGTCGGCCGCTCTGATGGCCTGTCCGTCCTCGACACCGACTCCGGGTCCCAGCGCTGGAACTACACGCAAGCGGCACCGACCCACGGCGTCGAGTACGCCGAGGGCCGTGTCTATCTCGGAACCGACACCGGCGTCGTCGCGATTGATGCACAGTCCGGTGCCGAAGTCGACACATTCCCGATTGATATCGCACCAACCGCCGACCGGCCCGATAGTCTCGCGGTCACGGAAACGACGCTAATCGTAAATACGACGGATGGGTTGGCTGCGTACGACACCACTGACGGTAGCCTCCTCTGGCAAGCCGGCGGGCGGCCGGCACATGAGTTCGTCGTCGGTGACGACCACGCATACACACGGGTCCACGAGCGTATCCACGCAGTTGTTTTGGACAGTGGACGACAGCGGTGGGAGATCATCCGTGACGACGCAGAAGCGCATTATGACGCGCTCCGTGGCGCTCGTCCAGAGGGGGTACTGGTAAAGGGGAATCCCGGCGGGACGCTCGGCCATTCGTACTTCGTGACATTGCTGCGGAAAGATGACGGTGGGATTCTGGTTGATAATACCATTAGCGCACTGAGCCAGTGCCACTTGGTAGGTAACGTCGCACTCGTCGCGAGCAACGGTGATGTTACGTGTCAACGGTTGGCCGACGGCTCTGTCGAGTGGGAACAATCGCTGACCGGCATCAACGACACCCCGGAGTACGACGATCCCAGAGCCAGCGCCGGCGACACGTTCTATCTCACTACTGGTCGACAGATTACGGCGCTCAATATCGAGACGGGAGCCGAGACGGCTCGAGTTCAACTCACACATCCAATCGATGCTATCGCCCCCGTCGGAGACCAGCTATTCGTGGCCGGCGATACCAGCGTTACCGCCTACGAAGACCAGGTGACGAAGGTCTTCGACGGCTAA
- a CDS encoding outer membrane protein assembly factor BamB family protein, which produces MGETVWEVTIGENVTSSRYFRDFDVVGVPSDSTYTILTAGDGTELLRVDTDTVAHRSKPLPDENLLLLSTGGETIAVDTQQWEVQWRSDGGTPEAIGEDRIVLADEATITGVNKASGRREWRETLSEDRIDVLCISQGTVVLSPGDWDDNTLIGIDAGSGRQRWRHVEDYWKSFEAYEDGVLVECKEWPDGDSYYSLTKINPVNGQEQWHVDEYLSLISGELIGDLFVSNGDRLSAVNTRTGRIVWANEYPSINNQFWLSEHEELFVSVQEPDYDEHRIKQIDPETGDTEWDLVVDDQIRGIERLNNQGLDNWIAGSWTYEQEDDSSFVYRLSSTYSMWQTNLPEEVNQFDATGSPVIGVGRNNTLYAFDEDDGTLEWTFSDERLNLISAGDESLVVLAAGERYLISREDGRIEEVFTDGSVASAEQGAIWTHDQTVEAYSLGTGSPLGDTSGGTTADSGDTQVYAGGDTGPDETNVYADDSGESTQASTTVDDTTISFCPSCGSNLDGFDSVAFCPSCGTEL; this is translated from the coding sequence ATGGGTGAGACGGTGTGGGAGGTTACGATTGGGGAGAACGTCACCTCCTCCCGTTATTTTCGCGACTTCGATGTTGTGGGAGTTCCCAGCGATAGTACGTACACGATTCTCACCGCTGGCGACGGGACAGAGCTGCTGAGAGTCGATACCGATACGGTCGCACACAGGTCAAAACCGCTTCCCGACGAGAATCTATTGTTACTTTCGACCGGCGGTGAAACGATCGCCGTCGACACGCAACAGTGGGAGGTCCAGTGGCGAAGCGACGGTGGGACGCCAGAGGCGATTGGTGAAGATCGGATTGTACTCGCTGATGAGGCAACCATCACAGGTGTTAACAAAGCAAGCGGTCGGCGCGAGTGGCGAGAGACACTGAGTGAGGATAGAATCGATGTGCTGTGTATCTCACAGGGAACAGTCGTACTGAGTCCCGGCGACTGGGATGATAACACGCTCATTGGAATCGACGCCGGGTCAGGCCGTCAGCGTTGGAGACACGTCGAGGACTACTGGAAGAGTTTCGAGGCCTACGAAGACGGGGTTCTCGTTGAGTGCAAGGAGTGGCCGGACGGGGATTCGTACTACTCGCTCACGAAAATCAACCCGGTGAATGGTCAAGAGCAGTGGCATGTCGACGAGTATCTCAGTCTCATCAGCGGCGAGCTCATCGGTGACTTGTTCGTCAGTAATGGCGACCGGCTTTCGGCGGTCAATACCCGCACAGGGCGGATTGTGTGGGCAAACGAGTATCCGTCGATTAACAACCAGTTCTGGCTCTCAGAGCACGAAGAGCTGTTTGTCAGCGTGCAAGAGCCAGATTATGATGAACACCGCATCAAACAGATTGACCCCGAAACGGGGGACACAGAGTGGGACCTGGTCGTTGATGATCAGATTCGCGGGATCGAGCGGCTCAACAATCAGGGGTTGGACAACTGGATCGCCGGCTCGTGGACGTATGAGCAAGAGGACGACTCTTCGTTCGTGTACCGGTTATCAAGCACGTACAGTATGTGGCAGACGAACCTGCCCGAGGAGGTCAATCAGTTCGACGCGACTGGCTCGCCGGTCATTGGCGTTGGTCGCAACAATACACTGTATGCGTTTGATGAGGACGACGGAACGCTGGAATGGACGTTCAGCGACGAGCGGCTAAATCTCATTAGTGCCGGTGACGAGAGTCTCGTCGTGTTAGCTGCCGGTGAACGGTACCTCATCAGCCGTGAAGACGGCCGGATTGAGGAGGTGTTTACCGATGGGTCTGTGGCGAGCGCCGAACAGGGAGCGATTTGGACACACGACCAGACCGTTGAGGCATATTCCCTCGGAACAGGGTCTCCTCTTGGCGATACGTCCGGGGGTACAACTGCAGACAGCGGTGATACGCAAGTCTACGCCGGTGGCGACACCGGTCCCGACGAGACGAATGTGTACGCCGACGACAGCGGAGAATCGACCCAAGCCTCGACGACAGTCGATGACACGACGATTTCGTTTTGCCCGTCGTGTGGCTCGAATCTCGACGGCTTCGACTCCGTCGCCTTTTGTCCCAGCTGCGGGACAGAGTTGTAG
- a CDS encoding outer membrane protein assembly factor BamB family protein encodes MSLSLDWQQKTGARIRAPPTADRGMIFVAGDDNFVYALDRDTGNVEWEFETNDMIRHSPAVTVDTVYVGSDDETLYALARSDGSVRWTFSADRRITCTPVIDDGTVFFGSTDGHMYALDASDGSEEWVFETKGRVRSAPTVAGNTVYISSGDHHVYAVQRPTGTPAPQSSGTSTRVFSPTQDYCPMCGQDLQQVASPDFCPGCGYDLE; translated from the coding sequence GTGAGTCTCTCGCTCGATTGGCAACAGAAAACCGGGGCACGGATTCGAGCGCCGCCGACAGCGGACCGTGGGATGATTTTCGTTGCGGGCGATGACAACTTCGTTTACGCGCTCGACAGGGACACGGGTAACGTCGAGTGGGAGTTCGAAACGAACGATATGATTCGCCATTCGCCGGCGGTCACTGTGGATACGGTGTACGTCGGCAGCGACGATGAGACGCTGTACGCGCTGGCTCGCAGTGACGGGAGCGTGCGGTGGACGTTCAGCGCTGACCGTCGTATCACCTGTACTCCCGTCATCGATGACGGAACGGTGTTCTTCGGGAGCACTGACGGTCACATGTACGCCCTCGACGCGAGCGACGGGAGCGAAGAGTGGGTCTTCGAAACCAAGGGCCGCGTTCGGTCAGCACCGACCGTCGCTGGCAACACCGTCTACATCTCCAGCGGCGACCACCACGTGTACGCTGTCCAGCGGCCGACGGGGACCCCAGCGCCACAATCCAGCGGTACATCGACGCGCGTGTTCAGTCCCACCCAGGATTACTGCCCGATGTGTGGACAGGACCTCCAGCAGGTCGCATCACCTGATTTCTGCCCCGGCTGCGGCTACGACCTCGAGTAG